One region of Triticum aestivum cultivar Chinese Spring chromosome 6B, IWGSC CS RefSeq v2.1, whole genome shotgun sequence genomic DNA includes:
- the LOC123137079 gene encoding uncharacterized protein: MAEPRRRATGDAAPLYDAFDGLFSVGIHHRGFLCGTGSKSTYMDYEVAWFDNCDSDTWSILWIDDFLRQLGHDRESVKLDVFWCQPGKTLVDGLRELKCDADILPMIAASTEHKNLLLIVDHGESRESVLRDDIFVNGVPELPKVITPGKESKGKEQYSCPEERSVPNKRRARRLCGEGSSSSCIDEETEEQDGLNAADSETDEDFYESDFDIKDGDDDLYAKNVDNEVDDHREKDTTCDYEAKFAEDAIDDSHLDLSTEQTEKLKYHFKGFNPETDLNNPVFRLGQVFGNVQELRHAISSYSIRNRVQVKKTRNTSTKVVAVYSGDCLWYLMGSKDNRTSSFVIKKYCDEHTCTKSWKLKGLTAPFLTRKFRDEFRDNEKMPLKKFSEKVQIEYNLIPTRSKLGRARRASVKEIRGEDDDQYNQLWDYGEELRKSNPGSKFFLCTKEIVDEKTKEIKEHFSTLYWSLDACKRGWVNGCRPIIFIDGCHINTRYKGNLLIAVGIDPNDCIYPIAFGLVEVESTSSWEWFMASLKDDLNICNTSPYTIMSDKQKGLIKAVAKVWPDAEHRFYVRHMYQNFHKLHKGEQLKNNLWAIARATNNPAYRKAMQKMEQDSIDAYKWVEKWPPRTWIKAFFNPFPKCDILLNNMSEVFNSWILESRELPIKSMLDSITDKTTSRMYNKKKEVSNDRKWGKKLCPKIQKKLDKFTEWAAFCMVQGAGQKVFKVLSMNHSYIVDLNSESCDYGRWELSGIPCHHAIACAREERIDPESLVHECYLVETYKKAYGFNIKPMRDQEHWTKMEGVEVYPPVYTKVMGRPRRNRKKDPEEKLDKEGGKKLTKHGVTMHCFICGAGNHNKKGHKKWEETNREAPLAEDDDLEEEFDDPSIISNIVAHTVHPSMDPTQTPGSMVFLMQQMERMSYQPVMDHGPLPESSFVAQARASIPAPRVTTTMATGRVRRRGVTEDIPEDVPQSSQQTSDNVRGRKRQATGGGGRGNAVGDGRGNATRGGRGNATGRGSRRTGGVSARGRGARGNDGRGGGANANGGGTGLGVGLWNLMFGADADRSRVAAEEEPITQNAPEGNEWDDDFLYM; encoded by the exons ATGCTTTTGATGGTCTTTTCTCAGTTGGGATTCATCACAGAGGATTTCTTTGTGGAACTGGCAGCAAGAGCACATACATGGATTATGAAGTAGCATGGTTTGACAACTGTGATAGTGATACATGGTCCATTTTATGGATTGATGATTTTCTGCGGCAGCTAGGCCATGACAGAGAAAGTGTGAAGCTTGATGTTTTCTGGTGTCAGCCTGGAAAGACATTGGTCGATGGACTAAGAGAGTTGAAATGTGATGCAGACATCCTTCCAATGATAGCAGCAAGCACAGAGCACAAGAACTTGTTACTGATTGTAGATCACGGAGAGTCACGAGAGAGTGTGCTAAGAGATGACATTTTTGTTAATGGGGTTCCTGAACTTCCAAAGGTAATTACTCCAGGAAAAGAAAGCAAGGGAAAAGAGCAATATAGCTGTCCGGAGGAGAGAAGTGTGCCAAATAAGAGGAGGGCAAGGAGGTTATGTGGGGAAGGTTCATCCTCGAGTTGTATTGATGAAGAAACGGAGGAACAAGATGGATTAAATGCAGCAGATTCGGAGACAGATGAAGATTTCTATGAAAGTGACTTTGACATAAAAGATGGGGATGATGATCTATATGCAAAAAATGTAGATAACGAAGTGGATGATCATAGAGAGAAAGACACGACATGTGACTATGAAGCAAAGTTTGCAGAGGATGCTATAGATGATTCCCACTTAGACTTGTCCACGGAACAGACGGAGAAGTTGAAGTACCACTTCAAGGGATTTAATCCAGAAACTGATTTGAATAACCCTGTTTTTAGACTTGGTCAGGTTTTTGGTAATGTGCAGGAGCTGAGACATGCTATTTCATCTTATAGCATCAGAAACAGAGTTCAAGTGAAGAAGACAAGGAACACATCCACAAAAGTTGTGGCTGTCTATAGTGGTGATTGTCTATGGTATCTCATGGGAAGCAAGGATAACAGAACATCCAGTTTTGTTATAAAAAAGTACTGTGATGAGCACACTTGTACTAAATCCTGGAAGCTCAAGGGGTTGACAGCTCCTTTCCTAACCAGGAAATTTAGAGATGAGTTCAGGGACAACGAGAAGATGCCCTTGAAGAAATTTTCGGAGAAAGTTCAAATAGAGTACAACCTCATACCAACCAGGAGCAAATTGGGAAGAGCCAGAAGAGCATCAGTGAAGGAGATAAGGGGGGAGGATGATGATCAGTATAATCAGTTGTGGGATTATGGTGAGGAGTTAAGGAAAAGCAATCCTGGTAGCAAGTTTTTCTTATGCACAAAGGAGATAGTAGATGAGAAGACAAAAGAGATAAAAGAGCACTTCTCCACATTGTATTGGTCTTTGGATGCATGCAAGAGAGGATGGGTAAATGGGTGCAGGCCAATAATTTTTATTGATGGATGTCACATAAACACTAGATACAAAGGAAATTTACTGATAGCTGTTGGTATTGACCCAAATGACTGTATCTACCCCATAGCATTCGGCCTTGTGGAAGTGGAGTCAACTAGCAGCTGGGAGTGGTTTATGGCAAGCCTAAAGGATGACCTCAACATATGTAACACATCTCCATACACAATTATGAGTGACAAACAAAAG GGCCTCATAAAAGCAGTGGCAAAGGTATGGCCTGATGCTGAACACAGATTTTATGTGAGACATATGTATCAGAATTTCCACAAGCTCCACAAAGGTGAACAACTGAAGAACAATTTGTGGGCAATTGCTAGGGCTACAAACAACCCTGCATACAGAAAAGCAATGCAAAAGATGGAACAAGACAGCATTGATGCATACAAATGGGTTGAGAAATGGCCACCAAGAACTTGGATTAAAGCATTTTTTAACCCATTTCCAAAGTGTGACATTCTACTCAATAACATGTCTGAAGTTTTCAATAG TTGGATCTTGGAATCTAGAGAACTACCCATTAAGTCTATGTTGGACAGCATCACTGACAAGACCACAAGCAGAATGTACAACAAGAAAAAGGAGGTGTCCAATGATAGAAAATGGGGTAAAAAATTGTGCCCAAAAATACAAAAGAAGCTTGACAAGTTTACTGAATGGGCTGCTTTCTGCATGGTCCAAGGGGCTGGTCAGAAGGTTTTCAAGGTGTTGTCAATGAACCATTCCTATATAGTTGATTTGAACTCCGAGAGTTGTGACTACGGAAGATGGGAGCTGTCTGGGATtccatgtcatcatgccatcgcTTGTGCTAGAGAGGAGAGGATAGATCCTGAAAGCCTGGTGCATGAATGCTACTTAGTAGAAACTTACAAAAAAGCTTATGGTTTCAACATCAAGCCCATGAGGGACCAAGAGCATTGGACAAAGATGGAAGGAGTGGAGGTGTACCCACCTGTGTACACCAAGGTCATGGGTAGACCAAGGAGAAATAGAAAGAAAGATCCAGAAGAGAAGCTTGACAAGGAAGGTGGGAAGAAACTGACTAAACATGGTGTAACTATGCACTGCTTTATCTGTGGAGCAGGAAATCACAACAAGAAAGGTCACAAGAAATGGGAAGAAACCAACAGAGAGGCACCACTAGCAGAAGATGATGATTTAGAAGAGGAGTTTGATGATCCATCCATAATTTCA AACATCGTGGCACACACAGTTCATCCATCAATGGATCCAACCCAAACACCAGGATCAATGGTTTTTCTCATGCAACAAATG GAGAGGATGTCATATCAACCAGTCATGGACCATGGACCTCTTCCCGAATCTTCATTTGTTGCACAAGCCAGAGCTAGCATTCCTGCACCTAGAGTGACAACTACTATGGCAACTGGAAGAGTGAGAAGGAGGGGTGTTACTGAAGATATACCAGAGGATGTGCCTCAGTCCAGCCAGCAAACAAGTGATAATGTAAGAGGTAGGAAGAGGCAGGCTACAGGAGGTGGTGGTAGAGGAAATGCTGTAGGAGATGGGAGAGGAAATGCTACAAGAGGTGGGAGAGGAAATGCTACAGGAAGAG GAAGTAGAAGGACAGGAGGAGTAAGTGCAAGAGGAAGAGGCGCAAGAGGGAATGatggaaggggaggaggtgcaaatGCCAATGGAGGAGGGACTGGATTAGGGGTTGGATTATGGAACTTGATGTTTGGAGCTGATGCCGATAGGTCCcgtgtggcagcagaggaagagccAATCACACAAAATGCACCAGAAGGCAATGAGTGGGATGATGACTTCCTCTACATGTAG